In a genomic window of Sporosarcina trichiuri:
- the istA gene encoding IS21 family transposase: MVYFEVKRLREEGFSDAAIARKLKISRNRVKDYGGKTPEEFHEFALSLQTRKKKLDPYEKQILGWLREHPDLTGAQIADWLKEKLEVNFVSEGTVRNYVNEIREKYCIPKQLAEREYAAVPELPKGLQIQVDFGQTRQPTVDGKSQKLYFIGFVLAHSRYKYVEWLDRPFTTKDLIRMHENAFAYFGGMTEEIVYDQDNLLAVSENAGDIILTAEFARYHQKRKFRIYLCRKADPETKGKIERVIQYVKGNFAKNRVFDQLRHWQDTCMKWLKRTGNYNVHHTTKKRPAEVYTLEKEHLRPVSGTYIFENVCTSSITRQIHKDNVIRFGGNRYSVPLGTFRSDAPNIAYVEEHKDHLLIRLQQTGPVIAKHTIAKGKGQLISDPGHRKRNQTKRDTSIRQVTEMIADAELSNWLIEVLKERYPRHLLDQLQIVQTVGLQYPEFLSPAVQEMRRLRLSSAHDLRDIAISLEMEEKKTGQREAAVNEKYQDLRAPERKEDIYLQIFQGGDLV, translated from the coding sequence ATGGTGTATTTTGAAGTGAAGCGACTGCGTGAGGAAGGATTTTCAGACGCAGCGATCGCTAGAAAGCTTAAGATTTCTAGAAACAGAGTGAAAGATTATGGGGGAAAGACTCCGGAGGAATTTCACGAGTTTGCCTTGTCTTTACAGACAAGAAAGAAGAAACTGGATCCGTATGAGAAGCAGATCCTTGGATGGCTGAGAGAGCATCCAGATCTTACAGGTGCACAAATCGCAGACTGGCTAAAGGAAAAGCTGGAGGTGAACTTCGTCAGTGAAGGGACTGTGAGGAATTACGTTAACGAAATTAGAGAGAAATATTGTATTCCTAAACAGTTGGCAGAACGAGAATATGCGGCTGTGCCCGAACTTCCTAAGGGACTCCAGATACAAGTCGATTTCGGGCAGACACGACAGCCAACGGTTGATGGAAAAAGCCAGAAACTCTATTTCATCGGTTTCGTCCTGGCCCATTCTCGCTATAAATATGTAGAGTGGCTCGACAGGCCCTTTACCACAAAGGATTTGATTCGGATGCATGAGAATGCCTTCGCCTATTTTGGAGGCATGACCGAAGAAATCGTATATGATCAGGACAACCTTCTGGCCGTCAGTGAAAATGCGGGAGATATTATTCTGACCGCAGAGTTCGCCAGGTATCATCAGAAACGGAAGTTCAGGATTTATCTGTGCCGGAAAGCTGACCCGGAAACAAAGGGGAAAATTGAACGGGTGATCCAGTACGTAAAAGGAAACTTCGCCAAGAACCGGGTATTCGATCAATTACGCCACTGGCAAGATACCTGCATGAAATGGCTGAAACGGACCGGGAATTATAACGTTCATCACACGACGAAAAAAAGACCTGCCGAAGTGTATACTCTGGAAAAGGAACACCTCAGACCGGTCTCAGGAACCTACATTTTCGAAAATGTCTGTACGTCCAGTATAACAAGACAGATTCACAAAGACAATGTGATTCGCTTTGGAGGGAACCGCTATAGCGTACCACTTGGTACGTTCCGGTCGGACGCGCCGAACATCGCCTATGTAGAAGAACATAAAGATCACCTTCTGATCCGTCTGCAGCAAACAGGACCGGTGATCGCCAAACATACCATCGCGAAGGGAAAAGGCCAGCTTATATCCGATCCAGGCCACCGGAAACGGAACCAGACAAAACGCGACACATCAATCCGACAGGTGACCGAAATGATCGCGGACGCTGAGCTCTCCAACTGGCTGATTGAGGTATTGAAGGAACGATATCCGCGTCACCTGCTCGATCAATTGCAGATTGTCCAGACAGTCGGCCTTCAGTATCCTGAATTCTTATCCCCGGCTGTTCAGGAGATGCGACGACTGCGACTCAGCAGCGCTCATGACTTACGGGACATCGCCATCTCGTTGGAGATGGAAGAGAAGAAGACTGGACAGCGTGAAGCAGCGGTAAATGAAAAATATCAAGATCTTCGAGCCCCCGAACGGAAAGAAGATATCTACCTTCAGATTTTCCAAGGAGGTGATCTGGTATGA
- the istB gene encoding IS21-like element helper ATPase IstB encodes MKPLYEDLQDQCRTLRLAEAAKELPRILREAESKGWTYHELMHEFLHYEVRCRETKSRDKLMKWAEFPELLTLENFRLEEQTAIGAKQLNVLKELAWVEECFTLIMMGPTGVGKTHLSTALGIHAIERGHQVSFISMDRLMYVLKTKDYTAKSKTRYKRIVKSDLIIIDDVMYMAYEPQEAHLFFQFIYELYDQAAFILTSNKGPGEWGKFLGDPTLTTAILDRLLHRSEILTFSEEQNSIRMKYRQTLFTTTGVES; translated from the coding sequence ATGAAGCCACTCTACGAAGATCTGCAAGATCAATGCCGGACCCTGCGCTTAGCAGAGGCCGCAAAGGAGCTGCCCCGAATTTTACGGGAGGCCGAATCGAAGGGATGGACGTATCATGAATTGATGCATGAATTCCTTCATTATGAGGTGCGATGCCGGGAGACAAAGAGTCGGGATAAGTTGATGAAATGGGCAGAGTTTCCTGAACTGCTCACCTTGGAGAACTTTCGGTTGGAAGAACAGACCGCAATCGGGGCCAAGCAACTGAATGTCTTAAAGGAGCTAGCGTGGGTAGAAGAATGTTTCACACTGATCATGATGGGGCCGACGGGTGTCGGCAAAACCCATCTATCTACAGCATTAGGCATTCATGCGATTGAGAGAGGACACCAAGTGTCCTTCATCTCGATGGACCGATTGATGTATGTATTGAAGACCAAGGATTATACGGCCAAGTCTAAAACCCGCTACAAACGAATCGTCAAATCCGATTTAATCATTATCGATGACGTCATGTACATGGCCTACGAGCCGCAGGAAGCTCATTTATTTTTCCAGTTCATTTATGAACTGTATGATCAAGCAGCCTTTATTTTGACATCCAACAAGGGGCCTGGAGAGTGGGGGAAGTTTTTAGGAGATCCGACATTGACCACAGCCATCCTGGATCGTTTACTGCATAGGAGCGAGATTTTAACGTTCAGCGAGGAGCAGAACAGCATTCGAATGAAATATCGTCAGACGTTATTTACGACAACAGGTGTTGAATCTTAA
- the dnaX gene encoding DNA polymerase III subunit gamma/tau codes for MGYQAFYRVYRPQTFDEMSGQRHVKQTLQNALLHNKTTHAYLFSGPRGTGKTSAAKIFAKALNCENGPAKEPCNACDTCRTITEGSNTDVIEFDAASNSRVEEMRDIIEKVRYAPASSKYKVYIIDEVHMLSNSAFNALLKTLEEPPAHAVFILATTEPHKLPLTIISRCQRFDFKPITAAEITERMAYVLDEAGIEADNSALKVIAQAASGGMRDALSMLDQVVSFSGERVTAEEALLVTGSVGEDIFYELACALQSKDAGTALTLLNRLIAEGKDVSRLAEDLITFFRDLLLLHTAPNLTDLLEAISGDDRFVALAADFDPDLLYAYIDILGDTQAEMRFSNHAKVYIESALLKMIQTKGAVTGAAGAAAVPAELEQKIASLERLVGDLQKQLADGVPAGTPAAQAPAARKNSSNNARAYKIPTGKVHQVLSAATKQDIQVIREEWARMMQTMQRSHSALLEETEPVAASDSAFVLKFKYEIHCLMASENASLRSGLAEALRQQTGKAYDVVYVPEEGWLKVREDFIRKNGLAKQPSSGESRPEGEGASAEPAGQEELPAFLEGAELTEEDGLVSEAEKLFGKEFITVHDE; via the coding sequence TTGGGTTATCAAGCTTTCTACCGGGTGTACCGGCCTCAGACATTCGACGAGATGTCAGGACAGCGGCATGTCAAACAGACACTTCAAAACGCTCTCCTCCACAACAAAACCACTCATGCCTATCTGTTTTCAGGACCCCGCGGCACCGGGAAGACGAGTGCCGCCAAGATCTTCGCGAAAGCGCTGAACTGTGAGAACGGGCCGGCCAAGGAACCGTGCAATGCGTGCGACACGTGCCGGACGATCACGGAAGGCTCGAACACGGATGTCATCGAGTTTGACGCCGCCTCCAATTCCCGCGTGGAGGAGATGCGCGATATCATCGAAAAGGTTCGGTATGCGCCGGCCTCCTCCAAGTACAAAGTCTACATCATCGATGAAGTGCATATGCTGTCCAACTCGGCGTTCAACGCGCTGCTGAAGACACTTGAGGAGCCGCCTGCCCATGCGGTGTTCATCCTCGCGACGACGGAACCGCACAAACTGCCGCTGACGATCATCTCCCGCTGCCAGCGGTTCGACTTCAAGCCGATCACCGCAGCGGAGATCACGGAGCGGATGGCGTACGTGCTCGACGAAGCGGGTATTGAAGCTGACAACAGTGCCTTGAAAGTCATCGCGCAGGCAGCGTCAGGCGGGATGCGGGATGCGCTCAGCATGCTCGACCAGGTCGTGTCGTTCAGCGGGGAGCGGGTGACGGCAGAAGAAGCCCTGCTCGTGACGGGCTCGGTCGGTGAGGACATCTTTTACGAGCTCGCTTGTGCCTTGCAGTCGAAAGACGCCGGCACCGCACTCACGCTGCTGAACCGGCTCATCGCAGAAGGCAAGGATGTCTCGCGGCTGGCGGAAGATCTGATCACGTTCTTCCGGGATCTGCTGCTGCTGCATACGGCGCCGAACCTGACCGACCTGCTGGAAGCGATCTCCGGGGATGACCGGTTCGTTGCGCTCGCCGCGGACTTCGATCCCGATCTGCTCTATGCGTATATCGATATACTAGGAGACACCCAGGCGGAGATGCGGTTTTCGAACCATGCGAAAGTGTACATCGAGTCCGCGCTGCTGAAAATGATCCAGACGAAAGGTGCGGTGACCGGCGCCGCCGGAGCTGCTGCCGTCCCGGCTGAACTGGAACAGAAGATCGCGAGTCTCGAACGGCTCGTCGGCGACCTGCAGAAACAGCTCGCTGACGGGGTTCCGGCCGGGACGCCTGCGGCCCAGGCACCCGCCGCACGCAAGAACTCATCCAACAATGCCCGGGCGTACAAGATTCCGACGGGCAAAGTCCATCAGGTGCTGAGTGCTGCGACGAAGCAGGACATCCAGGTGATCCGGGAGGAATGGGCGCGCATGATGCAGACGATGCAGCGGTCGCATTCGGCGCTCCTCGAAGAAACCGAACCGGTTGCGGCATCGGACAGCGCCTTTGTGTTAAAATTCAAATATGAAATTCACTGCCTGATGGCGTCCGAGAATGCGTCGCTCCGCTCGGGGCTTGCCGAGGCGCTGCGTCAGCAGACCGGCAAGGCCTATGACGTGGTCTATGTGCCAGAAGAAGGCTGGCTGAAAGTCAGGGAGGATTTCATCCGCAAGAACGGGCTGGCGAAACAGCCGTCTTCCGGGGAGTCCCGTCCTGAAGGTGAGGGAGCATCTGCTGAACCTGCAGGGCAGGAAGAGCTGCCTGCGTTCCTGGAAGGCGCGGAGCTGACGGAAGAGGACGGCCTCGTGTCCGAAGCGGAAAAACTGTTCGGCAAGGAATTCATTACCGTCCATGACGAGTAA
- a CDS encoding YbaB/EbfC family nucleoid-associated protein: protein MRGMGNMQGMMKQMQKMQKQMAEAQEKLGDERLEGTAGGGMVKVIVSGDKKVVDVVVDPSVIDPEDAEMLQDLILVATNNAMEQADELTNSTMGQFTKGLNLPGMF from the coding sequence ATGCGTGGTATGGGAAATATGCAAGGTATGATGAAACAGATGCAGAAGATGCAGAAACAGATGGCGGAGGCTCAGGAGAAACTGGGGGACGAGCGCCTTGAAGGTACAGCTGGCGGCGGAATGGTGAAAGTCATCGTCTCCGGCGATAAGAAAGTCGTCGATGTCGTTGTCGATCCGTCCGTGATCGATCCGGAAGATGCGGAAATGCTGCAGGACCTGATTCTCGTGGCGACGAACAACGCGATGGAACAAGCGGATGAATTAACGAACTCCACTATGGGACAATTCACGAAAGGATTGAACCTGCCGGGGATGTTCTAG
- a CDS encoding YiiX/YebB-like N1pC/P60 family cysteine hydrolase → MLFSQAGTADASSTLREILTLQPDVSKNELLQDVRTIAANTGQSEESVLNQIYEELSANEEKGKAEKLARADISDYGSSGGTVSVGSSTKGNFYYTPSQTAYLDHGHVGMYYSSTTIVESVPSDGVRTISTTARKVDSSGAMVKSVTTTATNRNKAADWAKTQVGQSYSYNFATNRKTSHTGAKNCSKLIWSAYKLNGSLDLDVDGGLGVYPRDVRDAKATKLVRNI, encoded by the coding sequence ATGTTATTTAGCCAAGCGGGTACTGCAGATGCTAGTTCAACGTTGCGTGAGATACTGACTCTCCAGCCGGATGTCTCGAAAAATGAGTTATTACAAGATGTTCGAACGATCGCTGCGAACACGGGGCAATCCGAAGAGAGCGTACTCAACCAAATTTACGAAGAGTTATCAGCCAACGAAGAAAAGGGGAAGGCAGAGAAGTTAGCCAGGGCTGATATCTCCGACTATGGATCTTCGGGAGGAACGGTCAGTGTTGGCTCGAGCACGAAAGGCAACTTTTACTACACGCCGTCTCAAACCGCTTATTTAGATCATGGTCACGTGGGCATGTATTACTCCTCCACCACCATTGTAGAATCTGTGCCTTCTGATGGGGTTCGGACCATTTCCACGACGGCCCGAAAAGTGGATAGCTCTGGAGCCATGGTGAAGTCGGTCACCACTACCGCGACGAATCGGAACAAGGCGGCAGATTGGGCAAAGACTCAAGTCGGACAGTCCTATTCGTATAACTTTGCAACCAATCGGAAAACCAGTCACACGGGAGCAAAAAACTGTTCCAAGTTGATCTGGTCAGCGTATAAGCTGAATGGCTCGCTCGATCTGGATGTGGATGGCGGATTAGGGGTCTACCCGCGCGATGTCCGGGATGCCAAAGCCACGAAGCTCGTTAGAAATATTTAA
- a CDS encoding helix-turn-helix domain-containing protein, which yields MERTIGSTIRKIRTDKNYSQRYVTDGIMTQSAYSKFELNKTDISFFSLAKILENLEVSMDEFLYIHNGFCPSAKNRIISAFTSISYNDEEQLNELVCWADAYLDSEDDLLVRDIQALFEGLLLFVHTSNEESLKASVTSVWERLSGKNQLYLTDLYLLNAIFYLFPLETMLEVRKLAEYSLARYSQFPKAPRLRC from the coding sequence GTGGAGAGGACGATCGGTTCCACGATACGGAAGATCAGAACGGACAAAAATTATTCACAGCGCTATGTGACCGACGGCATCATGACACAAAGTGCGTATTCAAAGTTCGAGCTGAATAAGACGGACATTTCGTTTTTCTCGTTAGCCAAAATCCTGGAGAATTTAGAGGTCTCGATGGATGAGTTTCTCTATATCCATAACGGCTTCTGTCCGTCTGCAAAGAACCGGATTATTAGCGCATTCACCTCGATTTCCTATAATGATGAAGAACAATTGAACGAGTTGGTATGTTGGGCAGACGCCTATTTGGACAGCGAGGACGATCTGTTAGTCAGAGATATCCAAGCTTTGTTTGAAGGGTTGCTTTTGTTTGTCCATACAAGCAATGAGGAATCGCTCAAAGCCTCTGTCACCAGTGTGTGGGAACGGCTGTCTGGCAAAAATCAGCTGTATCTTACGGATTTGTATTTGCTGAATGCTATCTTTTATCTCTTTCCTTTGGAAACGATGCTCGAGGTGCGCAAGCTGGCAGAGTACAGTCTGGCCCGCTACAGCCAGTTTCCAAAAGCGCCCAGACTGCGCTGCTGA
- the thrB gene encoding homoserine kinase, with protein MSRITVTVPATTANLGPGFDSIGMALSLSMTVEAEPAEAWSVQYESENTEGLPVNEDSLIIQTMGRVTRRAGRKEIPCALRVHSDIPLGKGLGSSAAAIAAGIEIADRLHELKLNRKEKMWFGASIEGHADNVTAAIAGGVTVSFYDGTSLEVMTFEAPDIGGVVLVPPVMMKTGDSRGLLPAQLDHKKATEGSAASSLMAAALATGNWPLVGRMMDRDIFHEPYRKDRFPDFDNIREASHKHGAYGMTLSGAGPSLFVAVPAGREQEIAQALETAFPYYKAIAVQPVAVGSSGN; from the coding sequence ATGTCACGAATCACCGTCACCGTACCCGCAACGACCGCCAACCTCGGCCCCGGTTTCGACAGCATTGGCATGGCGCTGTCGCTCAGCATGACAGTTGAAGCGGAACCGGCGGAGGCATGGTCGGTCCAGTACGAAAGCGAGAACACAGAAGGCCTGCCTGTGAACGAAGACAGCCTGATCATCCAGACGATGGGCAGAGTGACCCGCCGTGCAGGACGGAAGGAAATCCCCTGTGCGCTGCGTGTCCATTCCGACATCCCGCTCGGCAAAGGGCTCGGCAGCAGTGCTGCGGCCATTGCAGCAGGCATCGAGATCGCCGACCGTCTGCACGAGCTGAAATTGAACCGGAAAGAGAAGATGTGGTTCGGCGCAAGCATCGAAGGCCACGCGGACAACGTCACCGCCGCCATAGCAGGCGGCGTCACCGTGTCGTTCTACGACGGCACGTCCCTTGAAGTGATGACATTCGAGGCACCTGACATCGGCGGCGTCGTCCTCGTCCCGCCCGTCATGATGAAAACCGGCGACTCCCGCGGCCTGCTGCCGGCCCAGCTCGATCATAAGAAAGCGACGGAAGGCAGCGCCGCCAGCAGCCTCATGGCAGCCGCACTCGCCACCGGCAACTGGCCGCTCGTCGGCCGCATGATGGACCGCGACATCTTCCACGAACCGTACCGGAAAGACCGGTTCCCGGACTTCGATAACATCCGGGAAGCCAGCCACAAGCACGGAGCTTATGGCATGACGCTGAGCGGCGCCGGCCCTTCCCTGTTCGTCGCCGTACCAGCCGGCCGCGAGCAGGAGATCGCCCAGGCACTGGAAACCGCTTTTCCGTACTACAAGGCGATTGCTGTGCAGCCTGTGGCGGTGGGTTCGAGCGGTAATTGA